The genomic window AATTGAGCCTTGTGCTGGGCAGGGACAGGGTGATCTGGCGCTACGACCCCGTGATTATCTCCGATTTGACAGACGTTGATTTCCAGATGAGGAACTTTGATTATCTAGCCGGGAATTTGAAAGATCACACCGGCAAATGTGTTTTCAGCATACTGGACTTCTATAAAAAAACTAAAAGGAAATTAACCCTGTTAAACAACCTGCACGGTATCAGAACTGTTGACTTGAATAACGAAAACAACCGGGAGTTGTTAAAAAAGACCCTGACAGCAATAAAACAAATTGCCGACCACTACAAAATCCAGCTGGCCTCCTGCGCGGAATTTTTTGATCCGCAGCAATTCGGCATCGAACCAAACTCCTGCATTAACGGAGAGTTAATTAACAATCTTTCGGGATCGGCATTTAAATTCAGCAAAGACAGAAACCAGCGAAAAGAATGCCTGTGTGCCCAGAGCGTAGATATAGGAGTATACAACACCTGCCTGCATAATTGCACGTACTGTTATGCAAACCAGAGCAGACAGGCTGTTGAAACAAACTTTGCGGGACATGATCCCAAAAGCCCAATTTTAACGGGCAGGGCAAATCTTTAAACCGGTTGTTTTGAGTTTTGTTTATCCCGGATCATTTATAGGAAAATATCGTTCAAGAATAAATACCAGGAAAGGAAATGGATCAAATGCTCCCCCCTGATGCTTTCAACATGACACAGGAACTTATAATCCTTGTCGCGTCAGTAAAGGCCGGAATTATCAGCGCCCTGGAAGACAAGTCCATGTCCCCGGAAGAACTTGCCGCTATACTGCAGGCGGATTCCCGTTCAATCTGGACTGTTTGCGAAGCGCTGGCGGCTTTGGGCTACCTTGCTACAGACGGAAAGAGGTATGGACTGAGCGCTGAAGCAAAAAAGATGTTTTTCGATACGGATGATCCAAGTTATATAGGTCTTTTCTTTCTGCACAGGCATAACATGCTGAAAAACTGGATTCGCCTGGATGAAGTAATCGCTTCGGGGAAACCCGTCGTCAGCGAAAAAAGCAAGGAGCAGACCAAGACTTTTATGGAACATATGGACTTTAACGCAAGTAAAAGCGCCCGGGGGATAGCGGATTTTTGCATCGGTTCCCTGGACAGCGGTAAAAAGGTGCTCGACATCGGAGGAGGGCCCCTTACCTATGCGAAGGCCTTTGACTCACTCGGCGCCAGTGTGACCGTATTTGACCTTCCCAACGTGGTTGAGCATATGCGCCTCAAGACTGAAGAACGTAATATTGAAATGATTGCGGGAGATTTTACCGAAAGCCTGCCACCCGGACATTTCGATCTTGCTTTTCTGGGCAACATCTGCCATATTGTCGGGGAACAGGAAAACAGGGAATTGTTTAAAAGGGCGCATGCCTGCCTGGCGCCCACCGGGAAAATTATTATCGTTGATTTCATCCGGGGAACTGGCCCAAAAGCGGCTGTATTTGCGGTAAATATGCTGGTTCAGACCGAAAACGGCGGAACCTGGACCCTGGAGCAGTATTCGCAGTGGCTTACTGAGGCCGGCTTCAACAATATTAAGCTTCACGGTGTAAGCGGACGCCAGCTTATTTCAGCAAAAAAAGCAGCAGGTTGTTAAAGACAATAGGCTTTTTCAATAAAGAAGACGAAATGCCCTGTCAAAAGGGCAATTTTTTTTGCCTGATTATTCGTTTTTGATGAAAATTTATGCTGTTTAAGCAAAAACAGGAGGAGTTTCAGTAAAAACGTAGTAAATTTTAAATATCATCTATACAGGT from Desulfotomaculum sp. includes these protein-coding regions:
- a CDS encoding methyltransferase — protein: MLPPDAFNMTQELIILVASVKAGIISALEDKSMSPEELAAILQADSRSIWTVCEALAALGYLATDGKRYGLSAEAKKMFFDTDDPSYIGLFFLHRHNMLKNWIRLDEVIASGKPVVSEKSKEQTKTFMEHMDFNASKSARGIADFCIGSLDSGKKVLDIGGGPLTYAKAFDSLGASVTVFDLPNVVEHMRLKTEERNIEMIAGDFTESLPPGHFDLAFLGNICHIVGEQENRELFKRAHACLAPTGKIIIVDFIRGTGPKAAVFAVNMLVQTENGGTWTLEQYSQWLTEAGFNNIKLHGVSGRQLISAKKAAGC